The nucleotide sequence TCGGATTGGTTTAGATCCGATTATTGGTTTAATTCCGGGTTTTGGGGATGTAATTGATACTGCTTTTTCAGGTTATTTAATTTTTTTAGCCACTCGGTTTAAGCTACCCACTTCAGTTTTAGGTTGGATGGTTTTTAATATAATGTTTGAAGGAATATTAGGAACAGTTCCTTTAATTGGGGACATCTTTGATGCGTTCTATAAATCTAATATTCGCAACTTGAAGTTATTAGAAGATCACCTGAAAAACACAGAACCGGAATTAAGCAAATCTGATCCGATGGATTTATCGAGTGTAGAGAAAATTGCAGTATAATAGATTTATCAGACTCAAACTTATTTATGAGTTTGCTCTGCTATTTTCAATCTGCTACCCAATAACCACTGATCTTTCAACTTTATCCATTCCTGATCTTGTCTCCCCTTTTACCAGCAGACAATTTCTAGGCATAATTCTATATTTACCGGATTTTTCCTCAATTTCTGCTGCGCGTAGTCTATACAGATCTGCTCAAAGTAACAGAACAGTTTGTG is from Planktothrix serta PCC 8927 and encodes:
- a CDS encoding DUF4112 domain-containing protein: MNTTQRLATLNRIRKLSRLMDTSIRIPGLGFRIGLDPIIGLIPGFGDVIDTAFSGYLIFLATRFKLPTSVLGWMVFNIMFEGILGTVPLIGDIFDAFYKSNIRNLKLLEDHLKNTEPELSKSDPMDLSSVEKIAV